Proteins encoded within one genomic window of Rhododendron vialii isolate Sample 1 chromosome 1a, ASM3025357v1:
- the LOC131306796 gene encoding rust resistance kinase Lr10-like, protein MSIFFVLLFLLHLSTSQNDDCAPTRCSKQGPTIRFPFRLKNHHPPHCGYPGFDLSCSPNNTATLLNLPYSVQVQVTNINYASQSISIQDPNNCFMQQFQNLNLSTTPFRFAGPLQNLSFFSCPSPGLDMEWFPCLNGNGHDQVYADLGFMPVAYGPTSCKKMYNVRSVPLGAFDHGRVDIQLKWPHRVCGKCEAEGKFCRFVSNSSTSDELECFINPGDWKRPSVIADVTLGSFLLLVILIAMYLLHRQRKTKREDHLKIEKFLEDYRSLKPARYSYADIKKITNQFKDKVGQGGYGTVYRGQLSDDVHVAVKILNNTKGNGEDFINEVGIIGKIHHINVVRFVGYCAGGFRRALIYEFLPNDSLEKFASSHDHDKHLLGWKKQLEIALGIAKGIEYLHQGCDQQILHFDIKPHNILLDENLNPKITDFGQAKLCSKEQSVVSMTTARGTIGYIAPEVFSRNFGNVSYKSDIYSFGMLLLEMVGGKKNSNVMANNTNQIYFPEWIYIHLDSGEELGIGIQDEEDAKIAKKLAIVGLWCIQWYPVDRPSMHVVIQMLEGDGDTLIKPPNPFVSTNPTMVPGQASGTAEGLHHSKLEVIVESE, encoded by the exons ATGTCCATCTTCTTTGTTCTCTTGTTTCTGCTTCACCTCTCAACATCCCAAAACGACGACTGCGCCCCGACAAGATGCTCCAAACAAGGTCCAACAATCCGCTTCCCGTTCCGCCTAAAGAACCACCACCCACCGCACTGTGGCTACCCCGGGTTCGATCTCTCCTGCTCTCCAAACAACACCGCCACTCTCCTCAACCTCCCCTATTCCGTCCAAGTTCAAGTTACCAATATCAATTACGCGTCCCAATCCATTTCCATCCAAGACCCAAACAACTGCTTCATGCAACAGTTTCAAAACCTCAACTTGTCCACCACTCCCTTTCGATTTGCAGGTCCCTTGCAGAATTTAAGCTTTTTCAGTTGCCCTTCCCCAGGGCTGGATATGGAATGGTTCCCTTGCCTCAATGGCAATGGACATGATCAAGTTTATGCCGATTTGGGTTTCATGCCTGTCGCTTATGGTCCAACGTCTTGCAAAAAGATGTATAATGTCCGGTCGGTTCCCCTTGGGGCATTTGATCACGGACGAGTAGATATTCAATTGAAATGGCCCCATCGGGTTTGTGGGAAGTGTGAGGCTGAAGGCAAGTTTTGTAGGTTTGTGAGTAACAGCAGTACTAGTGATGAACTTGAATGCTTCATCAATCCAG GTGACTGGAAAAGGCCATCAGTGATTGCAGATGTGACTTTGGGCTCATTTCTGCTTCTTGTAATCCTCATTGCAATGTATTTGCTCCACAGACAAAGGAAAACTAAGAGAGAGGATCATCTAAAGATTGAGAAGTTCTTGGAGGATTATAGATCTTTGAAGCCGGCAAGATACTCTTATGCTGATATTAAGAAAATTACAAatcagtttaaggacaaagtaGGCCAAGGAGGATATGGGACAGTGTATAGGGGACAACTTTCCGATGATGTACATGTCGCAGTTAAGATCCTCAATAATACTAAGGGAAATGGGGAAGACTTCATCAATGAAGTGGGAATAATTGGTAAAATCCACCACATCAATGTGGTTCGCTTTGTTGGATATTGTGCGGGTGGATTTAGGAGAGCTCTTATATACGAGTTTTTACCAAATGATTCGCTTGAAAAGTTTGCATCATCTCATGATCATGACAAGCATTTACTTGGTTGGAAGAAgcagcttgaaattgctttggGTATAGCTAAag GAATTGAGTATCTTCACCAAGGGTGTGATCAACAAATCCTTCATTTCGATATTAAACCACATAACATCTTGTTGGACGAGAACTTGAATCCAAAGATAACGGATTTTGGTCAAGCAAAGTTGTGTTCGAAAGAACAAAGTGTTGTGTCCATGACTACTGCTCGTGGTACTATTGGCTATATTGCACCAGAAGTGTTCTCAAGGAACTTTGGAAACGTGTCATACAAATCAGATATTTATAGTTTCGGTATGTTGTTGCTTGAAATGGTCGGAGGGAAGAAGAATTCTAATGTAATGGCCAATAACACCAACCAAATTTACTTTCCCGAATGGATTTACATTCATTTGGATAGTGGAGAAGAGCTAGGTATCGGTATTCAAGATGAAGAAGATGCCAAGATTGCGAAGAAGTTAGCAATTGTGGGACTTTGGTGCATTCAGTGGTACCCAGTTGACAGGCCTTCAATGCATGTCGTGATTCAAATGCTGGAAGGAGACGGAGACACGCTAATCAAGCCTCCCAATCCGTTTGTCTCCACAAATCCAACAATGGTCCCGGGACAAGCAAGTGGAACTGCGGAAGGTCTCCATCACAGCAAGTTGGAAGTTATTGTCGAATCTGAGTGA
- the LOC131328808 gene encoding uncharacterized protein LOC131328808, protein MVEMVVVNVSVEFELSNKPVFSDIELAVFFFLFFLSLSMIIRNLARAVIPPLLLLLLLLLLTVTSSYGNQNQQFNNSCGDIHNITFPFQLQGDPSHAAYHDDFILSCDENNRTVLNLSLGKYYVQSINYTNSSIRLVDIGIQTNDICSSFPLSSLTPLDFFHGAGPYSFLPGTVISVVFLRCGNPIHSPAYINRTGYCVTGDESGSGYYSYVVAGDVTLWDFPDSCLLDQVAWGSSSRLISDQGLLILSWLDLNRELAYGFEASYTWYSSQNCKICKESYYKNYHSEDSSYNCGDCKFEPPFLSE, encoded by the exons ATggtggagatggtggtggtgaatgTGAG tgttgaatttgaATTATCAAATAAGCCAGTATTCAGTGATATTGAACTTGCAgtattcttcttcttgttcttcctctctctctctatgattATCAGAAACCTTGCACGTGCGGTCATCccacccctcctcctcctcctcctcctcctcctccttacaGTAACCAGCAGCTACGGAAATCAAAACCAGCAATTCAACAATTCATGTGGAGACATCCACAACATCACCTTCCCTTTCCAACTACAAGGCGACCCATCCCACGCCGCTTACCACGATGATTTCATCCTTTCCTGCGACGAAAACAATCGCACAGTCCTTAACCTTTCATTGGGAAAATACTACGTGCAATCAATCAATTACACCAACTCCTCAATCCGTCTCGTGGACATAGGAATCCAGACCAACGATATTTGCTCAtctttccctctctcctctttaaCCCCTCTCGATTTCTTCCACGGGGCTGGTCCTTACAGTTTCTTGCCGGGTACGGTGATCAGCGTCGTGTTCCTCAGATGTGGAAACCCAATCCATTCTCCTGCTTACATAAACAGGACTGGTTATTGTGTAACCGGAGACGAGTCGGGAAGTGGGTATTATTCGTATGTTGTGGCGGGAGACGTTACGCTTTGGGATTTTCCCGATTCGTGCCTTCTGGATCAGGTGGCATGGGGTTCTTCGTCACGGTTGATCAGTGATCAAGGGTTGCTGATTTTGTCGTGGTTGGATTTGAATAGGGAATTGGCTTATGGGTTTGAAGCTTCGTATACGTGGTACTCTTCGCAAAACTGCAAAATATGCAAAGAAAGTTATTACAAAAACTATCATTCAGAGGATTCCTCCTATAATTGCGGTGATTGCAAGTTCGAGCCTCCCTTTTTAAGTGAGTGA
- the LOC131328814 gene encoding rust resistance kinase Lr10-like, with product MLVVAAAEAACSGGSGGGGGEWWLCNSGGGGGGANRLLLFDIIGAILGARLLLAPCVFGFLINKFRRRHLSTFDNIEGFLQSQNHFVPIRYSYLDIKRMTNGFRDKLGEGGYGSVYKGKLRSGPLVAIKILSKPKANGQEFINEVATIGRIHHINVVQLIGYCAERSKRALVYDFMPNGSLEKYIFSSEQKLSLSCRQIYEISLGVARGVEYLHQGCDMQILHFDIKPHNILLDENLTPKVSDFGLAKLYPTDDSIVTVTAARGTLGYMAPELFYKNIGGVSYKADIYSFGMLLMEMAGRRRNWNSSVDSSQIFFPSWVYDQFAEGKNIQIGETTEEESEMVKKIMLVGLWCIQVRPSDRPSMNKVVEMLEGDIELLHTPPKPFLYSQAMQAENNGMNKSLSNLSGACMDSLTRDISGR from the exons AtgttggtggtggcggcggcggaggcGGCATgcagtggtggtagtggtggtggtgggggtgagTGGTGGTTGTGCAatagcggcggcggcggcggcggcg CTAATCGATTGCTTCTGTTCGACATTATAG GAGCGATCCTTGGAGCAAGGCTTCTATTGGCACCATGTGTGTTTGGATTTTTAATCAATAAGTTCAGGAGAAGACATTTATCCACATTTGATAACATAGAAGGTTTCTTACAAAGTCAGAATCACTTTGTCCCTATTAGGTACTCCTACTTGGATATCAAGAGGATGACCAATGGTTTTAGGGACAAGTTGGGCGAAGGAGGCTATGGTTCAGTATACAAAGGGAAGCTTCGAAGTGGCCCTCTTGTAGCGATTAAAATCCTAAGCAAGCCGAAAGCTAATGGGCAAGAGTTCATCAATGAAGTAGCTACCATTGGAAGGATTCATCACATCAATGTTGTTCAGCTAATTGGGTATTGCGCCGAGAGATCTAAGCGTGCTCTTGTGTATGACTTCATGCCTAATGGGTCTCTTGAGAAGTACATTTTTTCTTCAGAACAAAAATTGTCGTTAAGTTGTAGGCAAATCTATGAGATTTCTCTTGGGGTGGCTCGTGGCGTTGAATATTTGCATCAGGGTTGTGACATGCAGATCTTGCATTTTGATATAAAGCCTCATAACATTCTTCTTGATGAGAATTTGACTCCAAAAGTTTCCGATTTTGGACTTGCAAAATTGTATCCGACAGATGATAGCATTGTGACAGTGACTGCAGCAAGAGGAACCTTGGGCTACATGGCTCCAGAGTTGTTCTACAAGAACATTGGAGGTGTTTCCTATAAAGCTGACATTTATAGTTTTGGGATGTTGTTGATGGAAATGGCAGGCAGGAGAAGAAATTGGAATTCATCGGTTGACTCAAGCCAAATTTTCTTCCCTTCATGGGTTTATGACCAATTTGCGGAAGGAAAAAACATACAAATTGGAGAGACAACCGAGGAGGAGAGTGAGATGGTAAAGAAGATTATGTTAGTAGGCTTATGGTGTATACAAGTGAGGCCTAGTGACCGTCCTTCCATGAACAAAGTTGTCGAGATGCTTGAAGGAGATATAGAATTGCTTCACACGCCTCCAAAGCCTTTTCTGTATTCACAAGCTATGCAGGCTGAGAATAATGGAATGAACAAaagtttgtccaatctatcaggTGCTTGTATGGATTCTCTCACTCGCGATATAAGTGGACGCTAA
- the LOC131306804 gene encoding uncharacterized protein LOC131306804, giving the protein MPTLNLFTNVPVDAVVTSDILKDATKAVAKIIGKPESYVMIVLNAAVPVAFAGTEEPAAYGELISIGGLGPSVNGQLSSTIADILQTKLSIDSSRFYIKFYDVQRSFFGFNGSTF; this is encoded by the exons atGCCCACTTTGAATCTCTTTACAAATGTTCCAGTGGATGCTGTGGTTACGTCTGACATCCTCAAGGATGCCACTAAAGCTGTCGCCAAGATCATTGGCAAACCCGAGTCT TACGTGATGATAGTGCTGAATGCAGCAGTGCCTGTTGCATTTGCTGGTACAGAAGAGCCAGCTGCATATGGAGAATTGATCTCCATTGGGGGCTTGGGACCAAGTGTTAATGGACAATTGAGTTCAACAATTGCAGATATTCTTCAAACTAAACTTTCCATAGATAGTTCACGGTTCTATATCAAATTTTATGATGTTCAG CGCTCGTTCTTCGGATTTAATGGCTCAACATTTTGA